The Vescimonas coprocola genome includes a window with the following:
- a CDS encoding alpha/beta hydrolase fold domain-containing protein, which translates to MELHAKLVRSQLNFFKPLAENCSLELTRKGQDKLGELMTAMHRRETFSREHDFRNFQGAWIMPKDERRTGVILYLHGGGYTCGSLEYAKGFASTLATECGVRVFCAAYRLAPEHPYPAALEDAMESYEYLLKKGYPARQILLCGESAGGGLIYALCLKLKELGRPLPCGLVGISPWTDLTSSGASFETNRDVDPSMTRELLTFYAGCYTQTPEEPLCSPLFGDLHGLPPSLLFVGGDEVMLDDTRMLHEKLLKSGCRSKMHIAPERWHAYVLYCLTENMEEDFQSINHFLDKVLSPARSLRWMRLDNAAKIYPAAKRRNWNNFFRLSATLTEPVDVAVLRSALDVTVRRFPSMAVRLRRGVFWYYLEQIPKAPAIQSEKSCPLAHVPFDQVRRCALRVLVYHDRIAVEFFHAITDGTGGTIFLKTLLAEYLCQKYGITVPAENGVLGRLEEPDEEELEDSFLRYAGDVKASRKEATAYHLSGTPEPDGFKNLVTLMVPADALRSCARECGVTVTELLAAAMMQAIDRLQAEKEPRRSHRKPVKVLIPVNLRNLFPTRTLRNFASYITPEIDPRMGDFTFREICAAVHHRMGLENNPHTMQAKFAANVASERSPVLRVMPLFVKNLAMKLVFDAVGERKSCLCLSNLGSVRLPETMAPYVRRMDFIIGVQAAAPHGCAVVSWNGTAYINCIRNIREPELELHFYQVLHELGLPVKAESNQR; encoded by the coding sequence ATGGAACTGCACGCAAAGCTGGTGCGCTCACAGCTGAATTTCTTCAAGCCTCTGGCGGAAAACTGCTCTCTGGAGCTGACCCGGAAGGGGCAGGACAAGCTGGGGGAGCTGATGACGGCCATGCACCGGCGGGAGACCTTTTCCCGTGAGCATGACTTCCGGAATTTTCAGGGGGCGTGGATCATGCCCAAGGACGAGCGCCGCACCGGCGTGATCCTGTACCTCCACGGGGGCGGCTACACCTGCGGCAGTCTGGAGTACGCCAAGGGCTTTGCCTCTACACTGGCCACGGAGTGCGGTGTCCGGGTGTTTTGCGCCGCCTACCGGCTGGCCCCGGAGCATCCCTATCCCGCTGCGCTGGAGGATGCGATGGAGAGCTATGAGTATCTGCTGAAAAAGGGCTATCCCGCCCGGCAGATCCTGCTGTGCGGCGAGTCCGCCGGCGGCGGGCTCATCTATGCCCTGTGCCTGAAGCTCAAGGAGTTGGGACGGCCCCTGCCCTGCGGGCTGGTGGGCATCTCCCCGTGGACGGACCTTACCTCCTCCGGAGCCTCCTTCGAGACCAACCGGGATGTGGACCCCTCCATGACCCGTGAGCTGCTGACCTTCTACGCCGGGTGCTATACCCAGACACCGGAGGAGCCCCTGTGCTCCCCGCTGTTCGGTGATCTCCACGGCCTGCCGCCGTCCCTGCTGTTCGTGGGCGGGGACGAGGTGATGCTGGACGACACCCGGATGCTCCATGAGAAGCTGCTGAAGTCCGGCTGCCGCAGCAAGATGCACATTGCCCCGGAACGGTGGCACGCCTATGTGCTGTACTGCCTCACCGAGAACATGGAGGAGGACTTCCAGTCCATCAACCATTTTCTGGATAAGGTACTCTCCCCGGCCCGGAGCCTGCGGTGGATGCGGCTGGATAACGCCGCCAAGATCTACCCTGCCGCCAAGCGCCGCAACTGGAACAACTTTTTCCGCCTGTCCGCCACCCTGACGGAGCCGGTGGATGTGGCAGTGCTGCGCTCGGCGCTGGATGTGACGGTGCGGCGCTTCCCATCCATGGCGGTGCGGCTGCGGCGGGGGGTGTTCTGGTACTATCTGGAGCAGATCCCCAAGGCCCCGGCCATTCAGTCGGAGAAAAGCTGCCCGCTGGCCCACGTCCCCTTCGATCAGGTACGGCGCTGCGCCCTGCGGGTGCTGGTGTACCATGACCGCATTGCCGTGGAGTTCTTCCACGCCATCACCGACGGCACCGGCGGCACCATCTTCCTCAAGACGCTGCTGGCGGAGTACCTGTGCCAGAAGTACGGCATCACCGTCCCGGCGGAGAACGGCGTACTGGGCCGTCTGGAGGAGCCGGACGAGGAGGAGCTGGAGGACAGCTTCCTCCGCTATGCCGGGGATGTGAAGGCCAGCCGCAAGGAGGCCACCGCCTATCACCTCAGCGGCACGCCGGAGCCGGACGGCTTCAAGAATCTGGTGACGCTGATGGTACCCGCGGATGCCCTGCGCTCCTGTGCCAGGGAGTGCGGCGTCACGGTGACGGAGCTGCTGGCCGCCGCCATGATGCAGGCCATCGACCGCCTGCAGGCGGAGAAAGAGCCCCGACGCAGCCACCGCAAGCCGGTGAAGGTGCTGATCCCCGTGAACCTGCGGAATTTGTTCCCCACCCGCACCCTGCGGAATTTCGCCTCCTACATCACCCCGGAGATCGATCCCCGCATGGGAGACTTCACCTTCCGGGAGATCTGCGCCGCCGTCCACCATCGGATGGGGCTGGAGAACAATCCTCACACCATGCAGGCCAAGTTCGCCGCCAATGTGGCCAGTGAGCGGTCCCCCGTGCTGCGGGTGATGCCGCTGTTCGTGAAGAATCTGGCCATGAAGCTGGTGTTCGACGCAGTGGGGGAGCGGAAGTCCTGTCTGTGCCTGTCCAATCTGGGCAGTGTCCGTCTGCCGGAGACCATGGCCCCCTATGTGCGCCGGATGGATTTCATCATCGGCGTGCAGGCGGCGGCCCCCCACGGCTGCGCCGTGGTGTCGTGGAACGGCACCGCCTATATCAACTGCATCCGCAACATCCGGGAGCCAGAGCTGGAGCTGCACTTTTATCAGGTGCTGCACGAGCTGGGCCTGCCGGTGAAGGCGGAGAGCAACCAGCGCTGA
- a CDS encoding class I SAM-dependent methyltransferase: MLKKTREVRRMMQAWTPEGMAFLQDAMACCGYYPALARRIAPYLPKQAHVCDAGCGLGGLSVALLPYCRHVTAVDRAAAPLENLRQRAGHDPRLTVRQGDIRCLPPETPYDAMVFCLFGDVEEALTVARQQCRGTVLLIRRDYAYHRFSTGRVPVGFTAADSEDTLRHLSLSYRMERFSLEFGQPLRSLEDARRFFRLYDRSGAVEPPLHRLVPGPGPEFPYYLPNRKELCLLAVEIPAMEEA; this comes from the coding sequence ATGCTGAAAAAAACACGGGAGGTGCGGCGGATGATGCAGGCTTGGACACCGGAGGGCATGGCCTTTTTGCAAGATGCCATGGCCTGCTGCGGCTACTATCCGGCCCTGGCCCGGCGCATCGCCCCCTACCTGCCGAAGCAGGCCCATGTGTGCGACGCCGGGTGCGGGCTGGGCGGGCTGTCCGTGGCGCTGCTGCCCTACTGCCGCCACGTCACCGCCGTGGATCGTGCGGCGGCGCCGCTGGAGAACCTCCGGCAGCGGGCAGGCCATGACCCCCGTCTCACGGTGCGGCAGGGGGATATCCGTTGCCTGCCGCCGGAAACGCCCTACGACGCCATGGTGTTCTGCCTGTTCGGCGACGTGGAGGAGGCGCTGACGGTGGCCCGGCAGCAGTGCCGGGGAACGGTGCTGCTCATCCGCCGTGACTACGCCTATCACCGGTTCAGCACCGGCCGGGTGCCGGTGGGCTTCACGGCGGCGGACTCGGAGGATACCCTGCGCCATCTGAGCCTTTCCTATCGGATGGAGCGGTTTTCCCTGGAGTTTGGCCAGCCCCTCCGGTCACTGGAGGACGCCCGGCGATTCTTCCGGCTCTATGACCGCAGCGGCGCAGTGGAGCCACCCCTGCACCGTCTGGTGCCGGGACCGGGACCGGAATTCCCCTACTACCTGCCCAACCGGAAGGAGCTGTGCCTGCTGGCGGTGGAGATTCCGGCCATGGAGGAGGCGTAG
- a CDS encoding DUF6320 domain-containing protein has protein sequence MYCVKCGVELADSQRVCPLCGTRVFHPDIPRTPADPPYPPDERVHPEEVNRSGVCFILTALALLPAVICVLCDWRINGGILWSGYASGGILLLYVLTVLPLWFERPNPVIFVPLDFAAIILYLLYIDLATGGHWFLTFAFPVAGSIGVLITTVVALLRYVRRGYLYIFGGALIAAGGLAMLLEFLLNLTFGVHQTFFWSFYPLAAGVLLGVMLIIIAVCPPLRRSLHRKFFL, from the coding sequence ATGTATTGTGTCAAATGCGGCGTGGAGCTGGCGGACAGCCAGCGGGTGTGTCCCCTGTGCGGCACCCGTGTGTTCCACCCGGATATTCCCCGCACCCCTGCCGACCCGCCCTATCCCCCGGATGAGCGGGTCCACCCGGAGGAGGTGAACCGCTCCGGCGTGTGCTTTATCCTGACGGCGCTGGCCCTGCTGCCGGCGGTGATCTGCGTGCTGTGCGACTGGCGCATCAACGGGGGTATCCTCTGGTCCGGCTATGCCTCCGGCGGCATCCTGCTGCTGTATGTGCTGACGGTGCTGCCCCTGTGGTTCGAGCGGCCCAACCCGGTGATCTTCGTGCCGCTGGATTTTGCCGCCATTATTCTGTACCTGCTGTATATCGATCTTGCCACCGGCGGACACTGGTTCCTGACCTTCGCCTTCCCCGTGGCAGGGTCCATCGGGGTGCTCATCACCACCGTGGTGGCGCTGCTGCGCTACGTTCGCCGGGGGTATCTCTACATCTTCGGCGGCGCCCTCATTGCCGCCGGCGGGCTTGCCATGCTGCTGGAGTTTTTGCTGAACCTGACCTTCGGCGTTCATCAGACCTTCTTCTGGTCCTTCTATCCGCTGGCCGCCGGGGTGCTGCTGGGGGTGATGCTGATCATCATTGCCGTCTGTCCGCCTCTGCGCCGCTCCCTTCACCGGAAGTTCTTCCTGTGA